Proteins encoded in a region of the Quercus lobata isolate SW786 chromosome 8, ValleyOak3.0 Primary Assembly, whole genome shotgun sequence genome:
- the LOC115956313 gene encoding uncharacterized protein LOC115956313: protein MGRPLGYRALQTRLAGIWRPTGTTHLIDLGYGYFIMCFDVLKDYQHALMDGPWFVGDNYLHVQAWEADFHPQTAKISTTAIWIRLEQLPIEYYHPEFLKHVGKKLGKLLKVDAITSAAIRGRFARVCVQINIANPLPKRVKIGSFWQDIVYENLPMLCYNCGRIGHRETHYTERLPCSTTVIPLENDTHTPTTSLHDPADVASPWKTVQTQRSRPHGRPSDNMQRSKIMVNENHPVFQPRGQASTDHSHRQRTQEIEAVKGLEENVEQQPPGFNRGKVALNGKKYQPMQPCEKEQAM, encoded by the coding sequence ATGGGAAGGCCACTAGGATATCGAGCACTCCAAACCAGGTTAGCCGGTATTTGGCGCCCCACAGGTACGACACATTTAATTGACCTTGGTTACGGATATTTTATTATGTGTTTTGATGTGCTTAAAGATTACCAACATGCCCTCATGGATGGACCATGGTTTGTGGGAGACAATTACCTGCATGTGCAGGCTTGGGAAGCGGATTTTCATCCGCAAACTGCCAAAATATCAACCACGGCAATCTGGATTCGTCTAGAACAACTTCCCATAGAATATTACCATCCTGAATTTCTCAAACACGTGGGCAAAAAATTAggaaaacttttgaaagttgATGCCATTACTAGCGCAGCCATTCGAGGAAGATTCGCTAGAGTGTGTGTCCAAATAAACATAGCCAACCCGCTGCCCAAACGTGTAAAAATAGGTTCATTTTGGCAGGACATTGTATATGAGAACCTACCCATGCTGTGTTACAATTGTGGTCGGATTGGACACAGGGAAACACACTACACAGAGAGATTGCCATGCTCTACTACCGTGATACCTCTTGAGAACGATACCCACACTCCAACAACCTCACTGCATGACCCAGCCGACGTGGCATCACCATGGAAAACAGTCCAGACCCAAAGATCTAGACCACATGGACGTCCAAGTGATAACATGCAAAGGAGCAAAATCATGGTGAACGAAAATCATCCAGTTTTTCAGCCACGTGGCCAAGCCTCAACGGATCACTCACATAGGCAACGCACTCAAGAAATTGAAGCGGTGAAAGGACTTGAAGAAAATGTGGAACAACAGCCACCTGGTTTTAACCGTGGCAAGGTGGCattaaatggtaaaaaatacCAGCCCATGCAGCCATGTGAGAAGGAGCAGGCCATGTAA